The following proteins come from a genomic window of Trifolium pratense cultivar HEN17-A07 linkage group LG4, ARS_RC_1.1, whole genome shotgun sequence:
- the LOC123924664 gene encoding aspartyl protease family protein At5g10770, whose protein sequence is MAMNIALLQFFLSFVSFYFIISNGVCSFEQKNIFKVEMLQRKHQFGSKSCILPESRKEKGAIILEMKDRGYCSKRKINWNRKLQKQLVLDNLRVHSMQNRIRSKVSNHSLEQSSEIQIPLASGINLETLNYIVTMGLGNQNTTVIIDTGSDLTWVQCDPCMSCYNQQGPVFNPSNSSSYKSLLCNSSTCQNLQSATGNTEACEFNNPSSCNYSVNYGDGSFTDGELGVEHLSFGGISVSNFVFGCGRNNKGLFGGVSGLMGLGRSNLSLISQTNTTFGGVFSYCLPTTENGASGSLVIGNGTSAYKNLTPIAYTKMVSNPQLSNFYILNLTGIDIGGVALQDTSFGNGGILIDSGTIITRLAPSLYNALKAEFLKQFTGYPVAPGISILDTCFNLTGVEEVSVPNLSMHFEDNVELNVDETGILYMTKDNSQVCLALASLSDENDMAIIGNYQQRNQRVIYDAKQSIIGFAREECSFT, encoded by the exons ATGGCTATGAACATAGCTTTGTTGCAATTTTTTCTGTCCTTTGTTTCCTTTTACTTCATTATATCAAATGGGGTTTGTTCATTTGAACAGAAGAACATTTTCAAAGTGGAAATGTTGCAGAGGAAGCATCAATTTGGTAGCAAGAGTTGCATCCTTCCAGAATCAA GAAAGGAGAAAGGAGCTATTATCCTAGAAATGAAGGATAGAGGTTATTGCTCAAAGAGGAAAATCAATTGGAACAGAAAGCTTCAGAAACAGTTAGTATTAGATAATCTCCGTGTCCATTCGATGCAAAACAGGATTCGGTCAAAGGTCTCTAACCACAGTTTAGAACAATCATCAGAAATCCAAATTCCATTAGCTTCTGGTATAAATTTGGAAACCTTAAACTACATTGTGACAATGGGATTAGGTAATCAGAACACGACTGTGATAATCGATACCGGAAGTGACTTAACATGGGTTCAATGTGATCCATGTATGTCATGTTATAATCAACAAGGACCTGTATTCAACCCTTCAAATTCCTCTTCCTATAAATCATTACTGTGCAATTCATCAACATGTCAAAATCTTCAATCTGCTACAGGAAATACAGAAGCATGTGAATTTAATAATCCATCAAGCTGTAACTATTCTGTTAACTATGGTGATGGATCATTTACTGATGGAGAGCTAGGAGTTGAGCACCTTAGTTTTGGAGGtatttcagtgagtaattttgTATTTGGTTGTGGTAGGAACAATAAAGGTTTATTTGGTGGAGTTTCTGGTCTAATGGGATTAGGAAGAAGTAATCTTTCATTGATATCTCAAACCAATACTACATTTGGAGGAGTTTTCTCCTACTGTTTACCAACAACAGAAAATGGAGCTTCTGGATCATTAGTTATAGGTAACGGGACATCGGCTTACAAAAATCTTACTCCAATTGCTTACACAAAGATGGTTTCGAATCCGCAGTTATCAAACTTTTATATACTCAATCTCACCGGCATAGATATTGGCGGTGTGGCTCTGCAAGATACAAGCTTTGGCAATGGTGGCATTCTAATTGACTCGGGGACGATAATCACAAGACTAGCTCCATCTCTCTACAATGCTTTAAAGGCAGAGTTTTTGAAACAGTTTACTGGTTACCCTGTTGCACCAGGGATTTCAATATTGGATACCTGTTTTAATCTCACCGGGGTTGAGGAAGTTAGCGTACCTAACTTAAGTATGCATTTTGAAGACAATGTTGAGCTGAATGTTGATGAAACTGGTATATTGTATATGACAAAAGATAATTCACAAGTTTGTTTGGCACTTGCAAGTCTTTCTGATGAAAATGACATGGCTATCATTGGGAATTATCAGCAAAGGAATCAGAGGGTTATTTATGATGCCAAACAGTCCATAATTGGATTTGCAAGGGAGGAATGTAGTTTCACTTGA
- the LOC123881557 gene encoding AP2-like ethylene-responsive transcription factor At1g16060 has product MAKKSQKSHKTTSSNSSSTTTMVKRKRKSIQRTSPPQRSSIYRGVTRHRWTGRYEAHLWDKNCWNESQSKKGRQVYLGAYDDEEAAARAYDLAALKYWGQETILNFQVSNYQEELKEMEGQSKEEYIGSLRRKSSGFSRGVSKYRGVARHHHNGRWEARIGRVFGNKYLYLGTYATQEEAATAYDVAAIQYRGLNAVTNFDLSRYSNWLGPKTQDNNDNNNHNNQNSSNNQELDLNQELDVSATSASSTFGHILKSSKFTEMIEKTLPDEIEDSYTPPSSESTPPRRTFPEDIQTIFETQDSSIYTENDDDIIFGELSSFAAPIFHYGLDV; this is encoded by the exons ATGGCCAAGAAATCTCAAAAATCTCACAAAACCACTTCTTCTAATTCTTCTTCCACCACCACCATGGTTAAACGTAAACGTAAAAGCATCCAAAGAACTTCACCTCCACAAAGAAGCTCAATTTATAGGGGTGTTACAAG ACATCGTTGGACTGGTCGATATGAAGCTCATTTGTGGGATAAGAATTGTTGGAATGAATCACAGAGCAAAAAAGGAAGACAAG TATATCTAG GGGCATATGATGATGAAGAAGCTGCAGCACGTGCCTATGACTTGGCAGCATTGAAGTACTGGGGACAAGAAACAATTCTCAATTTTCAA GTATCAAACTATCAAGAGGAGCTCAAAGAGATGGAAGGACAATCAAAAGAAGAATATATTGGATCCTTAAGAAG AAAAAGTAGTGGATTTTCTAGAGGAGTCTCAAAATACAGAGGTGTAGCAAG ACACCACCACAATGGAAGATGGGAAGCTCGAATTGGCAGGGTCTTCGGCAACAAATATTTATATCTTGGAACCTATG CTACACAAGAAGAAGCAGCCACAGCATATGACGTGGCAGCAATACAGTACAGAGGACTTAACGCCGTTACAAACTTTGATCTTAGCCGTTATAGCAATTGGTTAGGTCCTAAAACTCAAGACAACAATGATAATAACAACCACAATAATCAAAATTCTAGCAATAATCAAGAGCTGGATCTTAATCAAGAACTTGATGTCAGTGCCACATCAGCATCTTCGACATTTGGTCATATcttaaaatcatcaaaattcaCAGAAATGATAGAAAAAACATTACCAGACGAAATTGAAGATAGTTACACTCCACCATCTTCAGAGTCAACTCCTCCACGTCGTACATTTCCTGAAGATATTCAAacaatttttgaaacacaaGATTCAAGTATCTACACAGAAAATGATGATGACATTATATTTGGTGAGTTGAGCTCATTTGCTGCCCCAATTTTTCATTATGGACTTGATGTTTGA
- the LOC123924665 gene encoding cyclin-dependent kinase B1-2-like → MEKYEKLEKVGEGTYGKVYKAKEISTGQIVALKKTRLEMDEEGVPPTALREISLLQMLSQSLYIVRLLNVEHVDKPPKNATHTPPKPLIYLVFEYLDTDLKKFIDTFRKGVNPRPLPNSLVQSFLFQLCKGVAHCHSHGVLHRDLKPQNLLLDQQKGILKIADLGLGRAFTVPLKSYTHEIVTLWYRAPEVLLGSTTYSTGVDIWSVGCIFAEMVRRQALFPGDSEFQQLLNIFKLLGTPTEQDWPGVSSLRDWHVYPRWERQNLARAVPSLAPEGVDLLSKMLKYNPNERISAKAALDHPYFDSLDKSQY, encoded by the exons ATGGAAAAGTACGAAAAACTCGAGAAAGTTGGAGAAGGAACTTATGGCAAAGTATACAAAGCAAAAGAAATCTCCACCGGTCAAATCGTCGCGCTAAAAAAAACTCGTCTCGAAATGGACGAAGAAGGTGTTCCTCCTACAGCACTTCGTGAAATTTCTCTCCTTCAAATGCTCTCTCAATCTCTCTACATCGTTCGTCTTCTCAACGTCGAACACGTCGATAAACCCCCCAAAAATGCTACCCACACCCCTCCTAAACCACTGATCTATCTAGTTTTTGAATATCTTGACACCGATCTGAAGAAATTCATCGATACTTTTCGAAAAGGCGTAAACCCTAGACCATTACCGAATTCGCTTGTTCAGAGTTTTTTGTTTCAGTTATGTAAAGGTGTTGCTCATTGTCATAGTCATGGTGTGTTGCATCGTGATTTGAAACCGCAGAATTTGTTGCTTGATCAACAGAAAGGGATTTTGAAAATTGCTGATTTAGGTCTTGGTAGAGCTTTTACTGTTCCTCTTAAGAGTTATACTCATGAGATTGTTACTCTTTGGTATAGAGCTCCTGAGGTTTTACTTGGATCTACTACTTATTCTACTGGTGTTGATATCTGGTCTGTTGGATGCATCTTTG CTGAAATGGTGAGAAGACAGGCTTTGTTTCCAGGGGATTCTGAGTTTCAGCAGCTTCTTAACATATTCAA GCTTTTGGGGACTCCAACAGAGCAGGACTGGCCAGGAGTTAGCTCTCTGCGTGACTGGCATGTCTACCCAAGGTGGGAGCGTCAGAACTTGGCAAGGGCCGTGCCCTCATTAGCACCTGAAGGAGTGGACCTTCTCTCG AAAATGCTCAAGTATAATCCTAATGAGAGAATATCAGCCAAAGCAGCACTTGATCATCCCTACTTTGACAGTCTTGACAAGTCTCAATATTAA
- the LOC123921194 gene encoding ABC transporter E family member 2, with amino-acid sequence MSDRLTRIAIVSNDRCKPKKCRQECKKSCPVVRTGRLCIEVSSASKIAYISEELCIGCGICVKKCPFEAIQIINLPKDLDKDTTHRYGPNTFKLHRLPVPRPGQVLGLVGTNGIGKSTALKVLAGKLKPNLGRFTNPPDWQEILTYFRGSELQNYFTRILEDDLKAIIKPQYVDHIPKAVQGNVGQVLDQKNERDMKEELCADLELNQVIDRNVGDLSGGELQRFAIAVVAIQNAEIYMFDEPSSYLDVKQRLKAAQVVRSLLRPNSYVIVVEHDLSVLDYLSDFICCLYGKPGAYGVVTLPFSVREGINIFLSGFVPTENLRFREDSLTFKVAETPQETAEEAQSYARYKYPTMTKTQGNFRLRVVEGEFTDSQIVVMLGENGTGKTTFIRMLAGLLKPDAIEGGSDVEMPEFNISYKPQKISPKFQSTVRHLLHQKIRDSYTHPQFISDVMKPLLIEQLMDQEVVNLSGGELQRVALCLCLGKPADIYLIDEPSAYLDSEQRIIAAKVIKRFILHAKKTAFVVEHDFIMATYLADRVIVYEGQPSIDCIANCPQSLLTGMNLFLSHLDITFRRDPTNFRPRINKLDSTKDREQKHAGSYYYLDD; translated from the exons ATGTCGGACCGATTGACACGTATTGCTATTGTTAGCAATGACAGATGCAAGCCGAAAAAGTGTCGCCAGGAGTGTAAGAAGAGTTGCCCTGTTGTCAGAACCG GTAGACTGTGTATTGAGGTTTCTTCTGCATCGAAGATTGCTTACATATCTGAGGAATTGTGCATTGGATGTGGTATCTGTGTTAAG AAATGTCCTTTTGAAGCTATCCAGATTATCAACTTGCCAAAGGATTTGGACAAAGATACCACTCACAGATATGGTCCTAATACTTTTAAGCTACACAG GTTGCCGGTTCCAAGGCCGGGACAAGTGCTTGGTTTGGTTGGGACAAATGGAATTGGGAAGTCCACTGCCCTTAAAGTTTTGGCTGGAAAGTTGAAGCCAAACTTGGGTCGTTTCACC AACCCCCCTGATTGGCAGGAAATTTTGACCTATTTTCGAGGATCTGAATTGCAGAATTACTTTACTCGCATTCTAGAGGATGATTTGAAG GCTATCATCAAGCCCCAGTATGTTGATCACATTCCAAAAGCAGTGCAAGGGAATGTGGGGCAGGTGCTAGACCAAAAGAACGAGAGAGATATGAAGGAAGAGCTTTGTGCTGATCTTGAGCTTAATCAAGTTATAGATCGTAATGTTGGTGATCTTTCAGGGGGTGAGCTCCAAAGGTTTGCCATTGCGGTTGTTGCCATCCAAAATGCTGAGATATACATGTTCGATGAGCCTTCTAGTTATCTTGATGTGAAACAGAGGCTCAAAGCTGCCCAAGTTGTCCGGTCATTGCTAAGGCCTAATag CTATGTAATTGTTGTTGAGCACGATCTTAGTGTGTTGGACTACTTATCAGACTTTATTTGCTGTTTGTATGGCAAACCTGGTGCATATGGAGTTGTAACACTTCCTTTCTCAGTCCGAGAAGGAATTAATATCTTCTTGTCTGGCTTTGTTCCAACAGAAAATCTTAGGTTTCGGGAGGACTCTCTAACCTTCAAG GTTGCAGAGACTCCACAGGAAACTGCTGAAGAAGCTCAATCATATGCTCGATACAAATACCCAACCATGACCAAAACTCAAGGCAATTTCAGGCTTCGTGTAGTTGAAGGAGAATTTACAGATTCACAGATTGTTGTGATGCTTGGGGAGAATGGGACGGGAAAGACAACATTCATTCGTATGCTG GCTGGTTTGTTGAAACCTGACGCTATAGAAGGGGGATCTGATGTGGAGATGCCTGAGTTCAATATTTCATACAAACCTCAGAAAATTAGCCCAAAGTTCCAATCGACTGTTAGGCACTTGCTGCATCAAAAAATCCGTGATTCATATACACATCCCCAGTTTATATCAGATGTGATGAAACCACTACTTATAGAACAGTTGATGGACCAAGAAGTTGTGAATCTTTCTGGTGGAGAGTTGCAAAGAGTTGCCTTATGCCTTTGTCTCGGAAAG CCTGCAGATATCTATCTGATAGACGAGCCAAGTGCATATCTTGATTCTGAACAGCGTATTATTGCGGCAAAAGTTATCAAGAGGTTTATTCTTCATGCAAAGAAAACAGCCTTTGTGGTTGAGCATGATTTCATCATGGCAACTTATCTTGCTGACAGAGTTATTGTTTATGAGGGTCAACCTTCAATTGATTGTATTGCAAATTGTCCACAATCATTGCTTACTGGGATGAACCTTTTCTTATCA CATCTTGATATCACATTTAGAAGAGACCCAACTAATTTCCGCCCAAGGATCAACAAACTTGATTCGACCAAGGACAGAGAGCAAAAGCATGCTGGTTCTTATTATTACCTTGATGACTGA